In Acidobacteriota bacterium, a genomic segment contains:
- a CDS encoding Mov34/MPN/PAD-1 family protein, with protein MVFREIKGLPTVFVGINWHKPKVPSRIWDEICLHARTSNSKESFREELYLIYWNNDRNSWQWSTSSRDRTYASTIADDSLPEYSEACIEIHTHPDGAYQFSSADDRDESGKFRIFGIIADVHDKPKFRFRCGIYDHLTPVPFSWIGHLPSGVVDLNEVEALLQMML; from the coding sequence CTGGTATTTAGAGAGATAAAGGGCCTTCCAACCGTATTCGTAGGTATCAACTGGCACAAGCCGAAAGTCCCAAGCCGTATTTGGGACGAGATTTGCCTACACGCTCGGACCTCCAACTCGAAGGAGAGTTTCAGAGAAGAGCTCTATCTTATCTACTGGAATAATGATCGAAACTCCTGGCAGTGGAGTACGTCGAGCAGGGACAGGACATATGCTTCAACGATCGCGGATGACAGCCTTCCCGAATACTCTGAGGCCTGCATCGAGATCCATACGCACCCTGATGGGGCATACCAGTTCAGTTCTGCTGATGATCGAGATGAATCAGGCAAGTTCCGGATATTCGGTATCATTGCTGACGTCCACGACAAGCCGAAGTTCAGATTCCGTTGCGGCATTTACGACCACCTTACCCCAGTTCCATTTTCCTGGATCGGGCACCTGCCAAGCGGAGTTGTCGATCTGAATGAGGTCGAAGCTTTGCTTCAGATGATGTTGTAA